In a genomic window of Octadecabacter temperatus:
- a CDS encoding metal ABC transporter permease, producing MTYWLEPFTYTFMLNAMFVSALVGAVCAFLSCYLMLKGWSLIGDALSHSIVPGVAGAYMLGLPFALGAFLSGGLAASAMLFLNQRTGLKEDAIIGLIFTSFFGLGLFMVSVSPVAVDVQTIILGNILAITPSDTIQLAIIGIVCLAVLLVKWKDLMVAFFDENHARSIGLRPDRLRFMFFVLLSAACVAALQTVGAFLVIAMVITPGATAYLLTDRFPRLLVISVAIGSLSSFVGAYISYFLNGATGGVIICLQTTLFVLAFFFAPKHGLIANRRRAAEALRA from the coding sequence ATGACCTACTGGCTAGAACCCTTCACGTATACGTTCATGCTCAACGCGATGTTCGTGTCCGCGCTTGTCGGGGCCGTCTGCGCATTTTTGTCCTGCTATCTGATGCTGAAGGGATGGTCGCTGATCGGGGACGCGTTGTCCCATTCCATCGTTCCAGGCGTTGCCGGGGCGTATATGCTTGGCCTTCCCTTCGCGCTTGGTGCGTTTCTTTCTGGCGGTCTAGCTGCTTCAGCTATGTTGTTCCTCAACCAACGGACGGGGCTGAAGGAAGACGCCATCATTGGCCTAATCTTCACCAGTTTCTTCGGACTTGGCCTGTTCATGGTTTCCGTCTCCCCTGTCGCGGTCGACGTACAAACCATCATCCTCGGCAACATCCTCGCCATTACGCCATCCGACACGATCCAACTGGCGATCATCGGCATCGTCTGCCTCGCGGTGCTTTTGGTGAAATGGAAAGACCTTATGGTTGCGTTTTTCGATGAGAACCACGCGCGCTCAATCGGATTGCGCCCTGACCGTTTGCGGTTCATGTTCTTCGTCCTGCTTTCCGCAGCCTGCGTTGCCGCGCTACAAACAGTTGGGGCCTTCCTTGTCATCGCGATGGTCATCACACCGGGCGCGACAGCCTATTTGCTGACCGACCGCTTTCCACGACTGCTAGTCATCTCAGTTGCCATTGGATCTCTTTCAAGCTTCGTAGGCGCGTACATTTCCTACTTCCTGAACGGCGCGACGGGTGGCGTCATCATTTGCCTGCAAACGACGCTGTTCGTGCTGGCGTTTTTCTTCGCACCCAAGCACGGGCTTATTGCGAACCGTCGTCGCGCAGCGGAGGCGTTGAGGGCATGA
- the ccoS gene encoding cbb3-type cytochrome oxidase assembly protein CcoS codes for MNVLVILIPVSLILGAIGLTAFLWTVRSDQYDDDKGNAARILLDDD; via the coding sequence ATGAATGTGCTTGTGATTTTGATCCCCGTTTCCCTGATTTTGGGTGCAATCGGGCTTACGGCCTTCCTTTGGACTGTACGTTCCGATCAGTACGACGACGACAAAGGCAACGCTGCCCGTATCTTGCTGGATGATGATTAG
- a CDS encoding metal ABC transporter permease → MSELLLPFQFPFMHGAFYIALLIGPPTALLSCFLVLKGWSLMGDAVSHAVLPGVVLAYIVGIPLIIGAFIAGMVCSLLTGYLDANSRVRQDTVMGVVFSGMFGFGLVLYTKIETNVHLDHILFGNMLGVTSGDLWTSGVIGVIVCAALLIGWKDLLLHAFDPAQARAIGLPTKLLHYGLLTILSLTIVATLKAVGLILAIGLLIAPGAIAFLITRQFKHMLIIAVVVSTASLVIGVYLSFFIGSDPGPTVILTLTALFIAAFVYRTIRNKSREAQSV, encoded by the coding sequence ATGAGCGAACTCCTCCTCCCGTTTCAATTCCCTTTTATGCATGGCGCTTTTTACATCGCGCTTCTGATAGGCCCGCCGACGGCATTGCTCAGCTGTTTCCTCGTCCTCAAGGGCTGGTCGTTGATGGGGGACGCGGTTTCACACGCCGTTCTACCTGGCGTGGTTCTGGCCTACATCGTTGGCATTCCGTTGATCATCGGGGCGTTCATTGCCGGTATGGTCTGTTCTCTGCTTACCGGCTACCTCGACGCGAACAGCCGCGTTCGCCAAGACACTGTCATGGGCGTTGTGTTCTCTGGCATGTTTGGTTTTGGGCTGGTTTTGTACACAAAGATCGAGACCAATGTGCATTTGGACCACATCCTGTTCGGCAACATGCTGGGCGTCACCTCGGGAGATCTTTGGACCTCTGGGGTGATTGGCGTGATCGTTTGCGCTGCGCTGCTTATTGGCTGGAAAGACCTGTTGTTGCATGCATTTGATCCTGCCCAAGCACGTGCCATTGGACTGCCCACTAAGCTGCTCCATTACGGCCTGCTGACCATCCTATCGCTCACGATCGTCGCCACGCTAAAGGCTGTCGGCCTCATCCTCGCGATTGGCTTGCTGATTGCACCGGGGGCCATCGCATTTCTCATCACGCGGCAATTCAAGCACATGCTGATCATCGCCGTCGTCGTCTCAACGGCTTCACTGGTTATCGGTGTTTATCTGAGCTTCTTTATCGGTTCTGACCCTGGTCCGACTGTAATCCTAACGCTGACAGCGTTGTTCATCGCGGCTTTTGTTTACCGGACAATCCGCAACAAATCCCGCGAAGCGCAGAGCGTCTAA
- a CDS encoding heavy metal translocating P-type ATPase: MISACPACSAVPLAEEVAAGPGVQYSLPTIHCAACIGKIERGLSQVSGVRSVRVNLSLKRLTVEGSVDPSLIEKELANLGFEAYPLDLQALTAARDDIGRTLLVRLAVAGFAMMNVMLLSVAVWSGASDATRDLFHLISAMIALPVVAYSGQPFFQNAWSALRVKRLNMDVPISLAILLAAGMSLFETLNGGVHAYFDAALSLTFFLLIGRYMDHQTRSAARSAAKELTALEVQTAERITPSGTQTVSTMSLNIGDAILVPSGARVPVDGVLTSPKALMDRALLTGESAAVSVQSGDALQAGEINLSGPFKIRATAVGEDTSLRRMASLIETAENGRNSYTALADRAAQIYAPAVHLLSFIAFLGWAFATGDIRHALNIAIAVLIITCPCALGLAVPAVSTAAVSRLFSAGFLVKHTTALERLAEVDHIVFDKTGTLTTPALVGLDGLSDAKKSIAKALAQSSHHPLSKALTVGLPDVLPASLVDIEEIAGQGVEGKFDGQPVRLGRGEWLGADFTGLGIKVGTAHAVQIEAQDHVREGVEDALEGLNLPCEIITGDAKKPATQLAEQLSLPVTYQARPEDKLMRLNALADQGHNVLMVGDGLNDTAALASAHASIAPSSALEASRNAADVVALRETFADLPLVLAVAKATRKLSTQNFAIAAVYNMIAVPIALAGFATPLAAALAMSVSSITVLLNSQRMRFVR, translated from the coding sequence ATGATTTCTGCATGCCCAGCTTGCTCCGCGGTTCCACTCGCAGAAGAGGTCGCAGCTGGACCGGGCGTGCAATATTCCCTGCCGACAATTCACTGCGCTGCCTGCATCGGCAAAATCGAACGCGGGTTAAGTCAGGTTTCTGGCGTGCGTTCGGTACGGGTTAACCTGTCTTTGAAACGGTTGACTGTTGAGGGCTCCGTTGACCCGAGCCTAATCGAAAAGGAATTGGCGAATTTAGGTTTTGAAGCCTATCCGCTGGACCTTCAGGCGCTCACTGCCGCGCGTGACGATATTGGGCGCACGTTGCTGGTGCGACTTGCGGTCGCCGGTTTTGCCATGATGAACGTCATGTTGCTGTCGGTTGCGGTTTGGTCCGGCGCAAGTGACGCGACCCGCGATCTGTTCCATTTAATTTCGGCGATGATCGCTTTGCCTGTCGTCGCTTATTCCGGGCAGCCGTTCTTTCAAAATGCGTGGTCCGCGCTGCGGGTGAAACGCCTGAACATGGACGTTCCTATTTCGCTGGCGATTTTGCTGGCTGCTGGGATGTCGCTGTTTGAAACCTTGAACGGCGGTGTGCACGCATATTTTGACGCCGCGCTGTCGCTTACGTTCTTCCTGTTGATCGGCCGTTACATGGATCACCAGACTCGCTCTGCGGCACGGTCCGCGGCTAAGGAACTGACAGCGCTGGAAGTCCAAACCGCGGAACGCATCACACCGAGCGGAACCCAAACCGTTAGCACCATGAGCCTCAACATCGGGGATGCAATTCTGGTCCCATCTGGCGCGCGTGTCCCAGTTGATGGGGTTCTGACATCGCCAAAGGCGTTGATGGATCGCGCACTTTTGACCGGTGAAAGTGCCGCTGTTTCTGTGCAAAGCGGAGACGCATTGCAAGCTGGTGAAATCAACCTCAGCGGCCCATTCAAAATCCGTGCGACTGCCGTGGGTGAGGACACATCGTTGCGCCGCATGGCCTCGCTGATTGAGACTGCCGAGAATGGCCGCAACAGCTACACCGCATTGGCTGATCGCGCGGCGCAAATTTACGCGCCTGCCGTTCACCTGCTTTCATTCATCGCGTTCCTTGGTTGGGCCTTCGCAACCGGCGATATTCGCCATGCTCTAAACATTGCGATTGCAGTTCTGATCATCACATGTCCCTGTGCGCTTGGGCTTGCGGTTCCGGCTGTCTCAACCGCTGCTGTCAGCCGTTTGTTTTCCGCAGGTTTCCTAGTGAAGCACACCACCGCGCTTGAGCGTCTGGCCGAGGTTGATCACATCGTGTTCGATAAAACCGGAACGCTCACCACGCCCGCGCTCGTCGGGCTTGATGGACTTAGTGACGCTAAGAAATCTATTGCCAAAGCGCTCGCACAGTCATCGCACCATCCGTTGTCAAAGGCGCTTACTGTTGGGCTGCCAGACGTTCTGCCAGCCTCACTTGTCGATATCGAAGAAATCGCAGGGCAGGGTGTTGAAGGCAAATTCGATGGCCAACCTGTACGGCTTGGCCGAGGCGAATGGTTAGGTGCTGATTTTACAGGATTGGGTATCAAAGTTGGAACTGCACACGCCGTTCAAATCGAAGCACAAGATCACGTTCGGGAAGGTGTCGAAGACGCGCTGGAAGGTTTGAACCTCCCTTGCGAGATTATCACAGGCGATGCAAAGAAACCTGCAACCCAATTGGCAGAACAACTGTCCCTTCCCGTAACCTATCAAGCACGCCCAGAAGACAAATTGATGCGTCTTAATGCATTGGCCGATCAAGGGCACAATGTCTTGATGGTTGGTGATGGGTTGAATGACACTGCCGCGCTGGCGTCCGCGCATGCTTCGATCGCACCGTCTTCCGCACTCGAAGCATCACGCAACGCTGCCGATGTGGTAGCTCTGCGTGAGACATTTGCAGACCTGCCGCTGGTGCTGGCCGTCGCTAAAGCGACCCGCAAGCTGTCTACCCAAAACTTCGCCATCGCTGCTGTCTACAACATGATCGCGGTTCCAATTGCTTTGGCAGGCTTCGCGACCCCATTGGCTGCGGCCCTTGCAATGTCGGTGTCGTCAATTACCGTGTTGCTCAATTCCCAAAGGATGAGGTTCGTGCGATGA
- a CDS encoding metal ABC transporter substrate-binding protein has product MSTRSIIITAVLILGLVAAVIFGRSALNPAAENAEFKVVTTFTVIADMARNVAGDAATVESITRAGAEIHGYQPTPRDLVRASGADLILWNGMNLELWFEQFIGNIDEVPSATISEGIETMSIAAGSYEGLPNPHAWMSLDNALVYIDNIQAAMSDHDPDNAEIYAANATAYKAEITAAIAPLREQILSVPESERWLVTCEGAFSYLARDFGLKEAYLWPMNADQTGTPQQVRSVIDTVRENNVRAVFCESTVNTDPAEQVARETGATYGGVLYVDSLSLEDGPVPTYLDLLRVTTETIVAGLTE; this is encoded by the coding sequence ATGTCGACACGTTCCATCATTATTACTGCGGTTCTTATTTTGGGCTTGGTCGCTGCCGTCATCTTCGGACGCTCAGCACTTAATCCAGCCGCGGAAAACGCCGAATTCAAAGTGGTTACGACCTTCACGGTTATCGCCGACATGGCCCGCAACGTTGCTGGAGATGCTGCCACAGTTGAATCCATCACCCGCGCTGGCGCGGAAATTCACGGATACCAACCAACGCCCCGCGACCTTGTTCGTGCTTCTGGCGCGGACTTGATCCTTTGGAACGGCATGAACCTTGAGCTGTGGTTCGAACAATTCATCGGCAACATCGACGAAGTCCCCTCTGCGACGATTTCTGAAGGGATCGAGACAATGTCGATTGCGGCGGGTAGCTACGAGGGCCTGCCGAACCCCCACGCGTGGATGAGCCTTGATAACGCGCTGGTCTATATCGACAATATTCAGGCTGCCATGTCCGATCATGACCCAGACAATGCAGAAATCTACGCTGCAAACGCGACGGCCTATAAGGCCGAGATTACAGCCGCAATTGCGCCCCTGCGCGAACAGATCCTGTCCGTTCCCGAAAGCGAACGCTGGCTGGTGACCTGCGAAGGGGCGTTCAGCTACCTCGCGCGCGATTTCGGATTGAAAGAAGCCTACCTGTGGCCGATGAACGCGGACCAAACAGGCACGCCGCAACAAGTGCGCAGCGTCATTGATACCGTTCGCGAAAACAACGTGCGTGCAGTGTTCTGTGAAAGCACCGTAAACACAGACCCTGCCGAACAGGTCGCCCGCGAAACTGGCGCAACCTACGGCGGTGTGCTGTATGTGGACTCGCTGTCGTTGGAAGATGGCCCTGTGCCGACCTACCTCGACCTGCTGCGCGTCACGACGGAAACGATCGTTGCGGGGCTGACTGAATGA
- a CDS encoding urate hydroxylase PuuD, producing the protein MFDALILWEWTAFAVRWVHVITAMAWIGASFYFIALDLMLKSADDMPEGASGEEWEVHGGGFYHTTKYLVAPARLPEHLTWHKWQSYSTWLSGAALLMIIYWVGGELYLIDAAKADLALWQGIAISALSLTIGWLLYDFLCKSKLGESPTTLMLLLFAILVVMSYGYNQVFTGRAAMLHLGAFTATIMTANVFFIIMPNQRIVVKDLQDGRTPDAKYGKIAKLRSTHNNYLTLPVIFLMLSNHYPLSFATQYSWIIASLIFLTGVTIRHYFNTMHKTGKGPHWTWAVTVLLMIVIAWLSTANMWESYEDAEARALTPYEETFAQADGFEDAHDIVMGRCSMCHSRDPFYSDSMLWAPKGVLLDTPADIARNARAIYIQAGVSHAMPPANVTMMSNEDRAAIVRWYKNAETF; encoded by the coding sequence ATGTTTGATGCACTAATTCTTTGGGAATGGACTGCCTTCGCCGTGCGCTGGGTGCATGTCATTACCGCGATGGCATGGATTGGCGCCTCGTTTTATTTCATCGCGCTGGACCTGATGTTGAAGAGCGCTGACGACATGCCAGAAGGCGCGTCCGGTGAGGAATGGGAAGTCCACGGTGGCGGGTTCTATCACACGACCAAGTACCTCGTGGCACCTGCGCGCCTGCCAGAACACCTGACGTGGCACAAATGGCAAAGCTATTCGACGTGGTTGTCCGGTGCTGCGCTTTTGATGATCATCTATTGGGTTGGTGGTGAGCTGTATTTGATCGACGCCGCGAAAGCCGATCTTGCGCTTTGGCAGGGCATCGCCATTTCCGCATTGTCGTTAACGATTGGCTGGCTGCTTTACGATTTCTTGTGCAAATCCAAACTAGGTGAAAGCCCAACGACACTGATGCTGCTGTTGTTCGCCATTCTTGTGGTTATGTCATACGGCTATAATCAAGTTTTCACGGGCCGCGCTGCGATGCTGCACCTTGGTGCATTCACTGCGACGATCATGACAGCAAACGTGTTCTTCATTATCATGCCGAACCAACGCATCGTTGTGAAAGACCTGCAAGACGGCCGCACGCCCGATGCCAAGTACGGTAAAATCGCTAAGCTGCGCAGCACGCACAACAACTATCTTACCTTGCCAGTCATCTTCTTGATGCTGTCCAATCACTACCCCCTGTCGTTCGCGACGCAGTATTCATGGATCATCGCATCGCTGATCTTCCTGACTGGCGTTACGATCCGTCATTACTTCAACACCATGCACAAAACGGGCAAAGGCCCGCATTGGACATGGGCTGTAACGGTGCTGCTGATGATCGTGATTGCATGGCTGTCCACGGCGAACATGTGGGAAAGTTATGAAGACGCCGAAGCACGCGCGCTCACACCATATGAGGAAACATTCGCTCAGGCGGACGGGTTTGAGGATGCCCATGATATCGTCATGGGGCGATGTTCCATGTGCCATTCCCGTGATCCATTTTATTCTGACAGCATGCTTTGGGCACCCAAAGGTGTGCTTCTGGACACCCCTGCTGACATCGCCAGAAACGCACGGGCGATCTATATTCAAGCGGGTGTAAGCCACGCCATGCCCCCTGCGAACGTTACGATGATGTCGAACGAGGACCGCGCCGCGATCGTGCGTTGGTACAAAAACGCGGAAACCTTCTAA
- a CDS encoding manganese/iron ABC transporter ATP-binding protein — translation MNLPPPAAHQTSKNQAGLYADGLTVTYRNGVTALKDASFAIPRGTIAALVGVNGAGKSTLFKAIMGFLPAAAGEIGVLGQTVQQAIKAGIVAYVPQAEEVDWSFPVLVEDVVMMGRYGHMGMLRRPKAADHEAVANALERVGMTDFADRQIGELSGGQRKRVFLARALAQNGQVILLDEPFTGVDVQTEEAIITLLRELRDEGRVMLVSTHNLGSVPEFCDQTVLVKATVLNFGPTEEVFTKDNLEAAFGGVLRHFVLGGDDLHDDDDERKVTILTDDERPFVIYDDKTKTRPEQDGK, via the coding sequence ATGAATTTACCACCCCCAGCCGCGCACCAGACGTCAAAAAACCAAGCCGGGCTTTATGCCGATGGGCTGACCGTCACCTACCGCAATGGTGTGACTGCGTTGAAGGATGCGAGCTTCGCAATCCCACGCGGTACAATCGCGGCGTTGGTTGGGGTGAACGGTGCTGGGAAGTCGACACTTTTCAAAGCAATCATGGGATTCTTACCCGCCGCAGCCGGTGAAATCGGCGTGTTGGGGCAAACCGTTCAACAAGCCATCAAAGCCGGCATTGTCGCCTATGTTCCGCAGGCCGAAGAGGTCGATTGGTCTTTTCCGGTTCTCGTCGAAGATGTCGTGATGATGGGGCGCTACGGGCATATGGGAATGCTACGCCGCCCCAAGGCCGCCGACCATGAAGCCGTTGCAAATGCGTTGGAACGCGTCGGCATGACCGACTTTGCGGACCGCCAAATTGGAGAGCTTTCTGGCGGGCAGCGCAAGCGCGTCTTTCTTGCTCGCGCGCTTGCCCAAAACGGCCAAGTAATCCTTCTGGATGAACCTTTTACAGGCGTTGACGTGCAGACCGAAGAAGCCATCATCACCCTTCTGCGTGAGCTGCGCGACGAGGGTCGCGTCATGCTGGTTTCCACCCATAACCTTGGGTCGGTTCCCGAATTTTGCGACCAAACAGTGCTGGTCAAGGCGACCGTATTGAACTTTGGACCTACCGAAGAAGTCTTTACCAAAGACAATCTTGAGGCCGCGTTTGGGGGCGTGTTGCGCCACTTCGTTTTGGGTGGTGATGATCTGCACGACGATGATGACGAACGCAAAGTTACCATCCTTACGGACGATGAACGCCCGTTCGTTATTTACGACGACAAAACAAAAACCCGCCCAGAGCAGGACGGAAAATGA